One genomic region from Roseinatronobacter sp. S2 encodes:
- a CDS encoding OmpA family protein, with protein MRIAKFYATTALTMCLVSPPSMTLAQSGMVTDEDLSQLSPLAQMCIANPQGDDCGPVLDAISDCAEDMDAAQCDVLFDDPDAVFATQEDTERAQLLLQQLDDEMAALDDTDSDAAEMLDGLIEDAPEIVGDLVDDILPEDAPQEDAQEAEAESTPEEPQQDDAADTAAAMQRALEEEEATEAEAEEQLAAELEAQAEAEAEVEAQAEIEAEAEAAPEESATPEADDTAEITQQELEAERARQLSEAEDMAQDAPELVIEDAPEEELVAPVDTPQELDADQQAAIDRMMEDPGVSSAIGLLGTMLGAQEAPADSDPAQQTTSAATLAAREDDTDPDTDEETPDVTEEQITAAQTRSSRDDFESRMALDFESDAQAQTQRSSSNRRDLERAGLVALGALAVGMVINQNRVVARSDERVVVDQGDGDLQLWRDDDAILLQDGSTRRIERYADGSTRTRWERLDGTQILTIRDATGRVLRRDRVLPDGTIIELVDDTRAVEAIDVSILPPPRTRELRITQRTDPELALALLREAEVEARALDRSFSLRQIREWRELRETLPLLSPDPITFETNRANVRSEEASKLLQVGRLMERLIADDPREIFLIEGHTDATGPAAFNLALSDRRAESVALALTEFFDIPPENLVVQGYGKRYLRIQTLQAEERNRRVAIRRITPLLGR; from the coding sequence ATGCGCATCGCTAAATTTTACGCCACAACAGCCCTGACCATGTGTCTGGTTTCGCCGCCATCCATGACATTGGCACAATCCGGCATGGTGACAGACGAAGATCTGTCACAACTTAGCCCCCTTGCACAAATGTGCATCGCCAATCCACAAGGCGACGATTGTGGGCCGGTTCTTGATGCTATCAGCGATTGCGCCGAAGACATGGATGCCGCGCAATGCGATGTGTTGTTTGACGATCCCGATGCGGTGTTTGCCACGCAAGAGGATACGGAACGCGCGCAACTTTTGCTGCAACAGCTTGATGACGAAATGGCCGCGCTGGACGACACTGACAGTGACGCCGCAGAAATGCTGGACGGCCTGATTGAAGATGCGCCTGAAATTGTGGGCGATCTGGTAGACGACATCCTGCCTGAAGATGCACCACAAGAAGACGCACAAGAAGCCGAGGCCGAAAGCACCCCCGAAGAACCGCAGCAGGATGATGCCGCAGACACAGCAGCAGCCATGCAGCGCGCGCTGGAAGAAGAAGAGGCCACAGAGGCAGAAGCAGAAGAACAGCTTGCAGCCGAACTTGAAGCACAGGCCGAAGCAGAGGCTGAAGTAGAAGCTCAGGCGGAAATCGAGGCCGAAGCGGAAGCGGCACCTGAGGAAAGCGCAACACCCGAAGCGGATGACACCGCCGAGATCACCCAACAGGAACTGGAAGCAGAACGCGCGCGCCAGCTGTCTGAAGCCGAAGACATGGCCCAGGACGCCCCCGAACTGGTGATCGAAGACGCACCCGAAGAAGAACTTGTCGCCCCGGTCGATACCCCGCAGGAACTGGATGCCGATCAGCAGGCGGCAATTGATCGGATGATGGAAGATCCAGGCGTTTCCTCCGCAATCGGACTTCTGGGCACCATGTTGGGCGCACAAGAGGCCCCCGCAGACAGCGATCCTGCACAACAGACCACATCCGCTGCCACACTGGCCGCCCGCGAAGATGACACTGACCCGGACACCGACGAAGAAACCCCTGACGTGACCGAAGAACAGATCACGGCCGCGCAAACCCGCAGCAGCCGCGATGACTTTGAATCGCGCATGGCGCTGGATTTCGAGTCCGACGCACAAGCCCAAACCCAACGCAGCAGCAGCAACCGCCGCGATCTGGAACGCGCAGGGCTGGTGGCCCTTGGGGCGCTGGCAGTGGGCATGGTCATCAACCAGAACCGCGTTGTTGCGCGGTCCGATGAACGTGTTGTCGTCGATCAGGGCGATGGGGATTTGCAACTGTGGCGCGATGATGATGCGATCTTGCTACAGGACGGGTCCACCCGCCGCATTGAACGCTACGCCGACGGGTCAACCCGCACCCGTTGGGAGCGCCTTGACGGCACCCAGATTCTGACCATTCGGGATGCAACTGGCCGTGTGCTGCGCCGTGACCGTGTGCTGCCGGATGGCACGATCATCGAGTTGGTGGATGACACGCGCGCGGTCGAGGCGATTGATGTGTCGATCCTGCCGCCACCGCGCACGCGCGAATTGCGCATCACCCAACGCACTGATCCTGAACTGGCGCTTGCCCTGCTGCGCGAGGCCGAAGTTGAAGCCCGCGCGCTGGATCGCAGCTTTTCGCTGCGCCAGATCCGCGAGTGGCGCGAATTGCGCGAAACACTGCCGCTGTTAAGCCCGGACCCCATCACGTTTGAAACCAACCGTGCGAATGTCCGGTCTGAAGAAGCGTCAAAACTGTTGCAGGTAGGGCGTTTGATGGAACGGCTAATTGCCGACGACCCGCGCGAGATTTTCCTGATTGAAGGGCATACTGATGCCACAGGCCCTGCCGCATTCAATCTGGCGCTGTCAGACCGGCGCGCGGAATCCGTGGCACTGGCGCTGACCGAATTTTTCGACATTCCGCCGGAGAATCTGGTCGTGCAAGGGTATGGCAAACGCTACTTGCGCATCCAGACCTTGCAGGCCGAAGAACGCAACCGCCGCGTTGCAATTCGCAGGATCACACCCCTATTGGGCCGGTAA
- a CDS encoding TRAP transporter substrate-binding protein — MNKLSNIFTLAAGTALLASGAISQTYEATFGHPHQNYATKAAEAFKAHVESATGGDFVVTLVPHGALGSGDREITDQLRLGELEFHLPGAGGVAGVYPESQTHSWPFLFTERSVFWELPNDAEYFAVTRDGLLEATGGTVRLLSLMENSIRHLYTTRGPIQVPADLAEHAIKMRTQTVPMHQEVFTALGSAAIVATGAPERYSAMQTGLIDGLEGGLASVWDAGLMEVADHVTLTGHMYEYLWLLTNDEFYQSLPLEYQQAVDEAAIIATSVNNAVSFQDSTAALELMYAADRQVYVPTAADLAKWQEIAEPVGRAFIEEEVSADYIEATLEALERTRARVGTRKSASAD, encoded by the coding sequence ATGAACAAATTATCCAATATATTTACGCTTGCCGCCGGGACGGCATTGCTGGCAAGCGGTGCAATTTCACAGACATATGAGGCCACATTCGGCCACCCGCACCAGAACTATGCGACCAAGGCCGCCGAGGCGTTCAAGGCGCATGTAGAAAGTGCCACGGGCGGTGATTTCGTCGTGACTTTGGTGCCACACGGCGCCCTTGGAAGCGGCGACCGCGAGATCACGGATCAGTTGCGTCTGGGTGAACTGGAATTTCATCTGCCCGGTGCAGGGGGCGTTGCGGGTGTCTATCCCGAATCGCAGACCCACAGTTGGCCGTTCCTGTTTACCGAACGCAGTGTGTTCTGGGAGTTGCCAAACGATGCGGAATATTTCGCTGTGACGCGTGACGGGTTGCTTGAGGCCACCGGCGGCACAGTGCGTCTTCTTTCGTTAATGGAAAACTCTATCCGGCACCTCTATACGACCCGCGGGCCAATTCAGGTTCCAGCCGATCTGGCAGAGCACGCGATCAAGATGCGCACCCAGACAGTGCCGATGCATCAGGAGGTATTTACCGCGCTTGGGTCTGCGGCCATTGTGGCGACGGGCGCACCTGAACGGTATTCGGCCATGCAAACCGGACTTATCGACGGGTTGGAAGGCGGGCTTGCCTCTGTCTGGGATGCCGGACTGATGGAGGTCGCGGATCATGTAACCCTTACGGGCCACATGTATGAGTACCTTTGGTTGCTGACCAACGACGAATTCTACCAGTCACTGCCGCTGGAATATCAGCAGGCCGTTGATGAGGCCGCAATCATTGCGACATCGGTAAATAACGCTGTCAGTTTTCAGGACAGCACCGCAGCACTTGAACTGATGTATGCGGCGGACAGGCAGGTTTATGTGCCGACTGCCGCAGATCTGGCAAAATGGCAAGAGATCGCTGAACCTGTTGGCCGCGCCTTCATCGAAGAGGAAGTCTCGGCTGATTATATCGAGGCGACCCTTGAGGCACTTGAGCGGACCCGCGCACGAGTCGGCACGCGGAAGTCTGCTTCGGCTGACTGA
- a CDS encoding TRAP transporter small permease, with amino-acid sequence MAETRENPIMRAIRALDLAGGWVDRLLQAGMIFVLSAIFVLMFSQVVLRYIIFVPFPWIEELAAMLLPVLAVWGSAICIRHGTHLQVDFLLIALPDTIRLVLQILTNALIVYFAYKICQAGFVLAELGRNELTTSRSISLYWPRMSIVIGGGLLILQSAILILKDSARMAGWLPMYDEKIE; translated from the coding sequence ATGGCCGAGACGCGTGAAAATCCGATCATGCGCGCAATCCGTGCACTGGATCTTGCTGGCGGATGGGTGGATCGCCTGCTGCAAGCCGGGATGATCTTTGTTCTCTCCGCGATCTTTGTTCTCATGTTTTCACAGGTCGTGCTGCGCTATATCATCTTTGTTCCATTCCCATGGATCGAAGAACTTGCTGCGATGTTGCTACCCGTCTTGGCTGTCTGGGGCAGCGCCATCTGTATCCGGCATGGAACGCACCTTCAGGTCGATTTCTTGCTTATTGCGTTGCCAGACACAATCCGTCTGGTTCTTCAGATATTGACAAATGCCCTGATCGTATACTTTGCCTATAAGATATGTCAGGCTGGGTTTGTTTTGGCGGAACTGGGCCGCAACGAGTTGACAACCAGTCGCTCGATCTCGCTGTACTGGCCTCGCATGTCGATTGTGATCGGTGGTGGCCTGCTCATTCTGCAGTCTGCGATCCTGATCCTGAAAGATTCTGCGCGGATGGCCGGTTGGCTGCCAATGTATGACGAAAAGATTGAGTAG
- a CDS encoding CaiB/BaiF CoA-transferase family protein codes for MSHKAGNPTSKSPPDTLPLSGLRVLDLSQVMAGPYCCMLLGDMGADVIKVEPPEAGDQTRKAMGFRMKGQDSPGFLALNRNKRSITINLKSDTGRKLFYALVRTADIVVENSRPGVAAKLGVDYETLREINPRIIYASISGFGQTGPWAQRPGFDLIAQAMSGVMSAMGIPGEGHVKSGVPIGDLGAGLLAIYGILSAVIGREKSGEGQFIDASLFEAALGLSIWETTEYWATGISPQPLGTANRMSAPYQAFSASDGHFVVGAANQKLWLSFCNVIDRPDLLEDPRFFDNRSRLQNRAALVELLAVVFLADTVASWVNRFLEAGVPAGPINDYAEVLQSDHVSARKMVIELDHPVEGTIRSLGFPVKLSATPQQVRRHPPLLGEHNLEIIAELGLEDQQGALRDAGAFSK; via the coding sequence ATGTCGCACAAAGCCGGTAATCCAACGAGCAAGTCGCCGCCGGACACCCTTCCGTTGTCGGGGTTGCGGGTTCTTGATCTAAGTCAGGTTATGGCGGGCCCATATTGCTGCATGCTGCTTGGTGATATGGGGGCAGACGTGATAAAGGTGGAGCCACCCGAAGCTGGTGACCAGACCCGCAAGGCCATGGGCTTTCGGATGAAGGGTCAGGACAGTCCCGGATTTCTTGCGCTAAACCGCAACAAGCGCAGCATTACCATCAATCTGAAATCTGACACGGGCCGCAAGCTTTTCTATGCGTTGGTTCGAACCGCCGATATTGTTGTGGAAAACAGTCGCCCGGGTGTCGCTGCAAAATTGGGTGTGGATTATGAAACCCTGCGCGAGATCAATCCGCGCATCATTTATGCCAGCATCTCTGGGTTCGGGCAGACAGGTCCTTGGGCGCAGCGCCCGGGATTTGACCTTATTGCGCAGGCTATGTCCGGCGTAATGAGTGCGATGGGAATTCCCGGTGAGGGGCATGTGAAATCCGGGGTTCCGATTGGGGATCTTGGTGCAGGATTGCTGGCCATTTATGGTATTCTGAGTGCCGTCATCGGGCGCGAAAAATCCGGCGAGGGACAGTTCATAGATGCCTCTCTCTTTGAGGCGGCTCTTGGGTTGTCCATATGGGAAACAACGGAATACTGGGCAACAGGCATATCGCCACAACCACTGGGCACCGCAAACCGGATGAGTGCGCCTTATCAGGCGTTCAGCGCAAGTGACGGGCATTTCGTCGTTGGGGCGGCCAACCAGAAACTTTGGCTTAGTTTTTGCAATGTAATCGACCGACCGGATCTTCTGGAAGATCCGCGCTTCTTTGACAACCGTAGCAGACTTCAGAACCGGGCTGCGCTTGTGGAACTGCTTGCAGTGGTTTTCTTGGCCGACACCGTCGCATCCTGGGTGAACCGGTTTCTTGAAGCAGGCGTGCCTGCCGGCCCGATCAACGACTATGCCGAGGTTCTGCAAAGTGACCATGTAAGTGCGCGTAAAATGGTCATTGAACTGGACCATCCTGTCGAGGGCACGATACGCTCGCTGGGTTTTCCGGTGAAATTGTCGGCCACGCCACAGCAAGTGCGCAGGCATCCACCCCTGCTGGGAGAGCATAATCTTGAAATTATTGCAGAACTGGGGTTGGAAGATCAGCAGGGTGCGTTGCGCGACGCCGGGGCGTTTTCAAAATGA
- a CDS encoding enoyl-CoA hydratase/isomerase family protein produces the protein MTTGAVTLAIEGHVAKVTFDRPEARNAMTRKMYADLQHICDALAPRADIRVAVFRGAGGRSFVAGSDIAIFDSFETGQDGIDYEREMEGHTQAVERLPFPTVAVIEGWAVGGGLNIAAACDIRVSTPDARFGVPIARTVGNCLSMFNYARLVDGLGVSRAKRLLLLGDFIDAAEARQAGFLSDVVQHDALDDHVVGLCERISENAPLTLRVSKEAVRRLREEKLNIEGEDLIAKAYGSQDFKRGVAAFKAKFKPEWYGN, from the coding sequence ATGACTACGGGTGCCGTAACCTTGGCCATTGAGGGCCATGTTGCCAAGGTCACCTTTGACCGGCCCGAAGCCCGCAATGCGATGACCAGAAAAATGTATGCCGACCTGCAGCATATATGTGACGCGCTTGCGCCCCGCGCGGATATTCGTGTGGCGGTTTTTCGTGGCGCGGGCGGCCGTAGTTTTGTCGCAGGTTCGGATATCGCGATCTTTGATTCATTTGAAACGGGGCAGGATGGTATCGACTACGAGCGCGAAATGGAGGGGCACACGCAAGCGGTCGAGCGGTTGCCCTTCCCGACCGTTGCGGTCATCGAAGGGTGGGCGGTTGGTGGCGGGCTGAACATCGCGGCGGCCTGCGATATACGCGTATCAACACCAGATGCCCGCTTCGGTGTGCCCATTGCACGCACCGTCGGCAATTGCCTTTCGATGTTCAATTATGCGCGCTTGGTAGATGGCCTTGGCGTATCCCGCGCAAAACGGTTGCTGCTGCTGGGCGATTTCATAGATGCGGCAGAAGCCCGCCAAGCGGGTTTCCTTAGCGACGTGGTGCAGCATGATGCTTTGGATGACCATGTCGTAGGTCTTTGTGAACGGATTTCAGAAAATGCTCCTTTGACATTGAGGGTCAGCAAGGAAGCAGTCCGGCGGTTGCGAGAAGAAAAACTGAATATCGAAGGGGAGGATCTGATCGCGAAGGCTTATGGAAGTCAGGACTTCAAGCGCGGCGTTGCGGCCTTCAAGGCAAAGTTCAAACCCGAATGGTATGGAAATTGA
- a CDS encoding transglutaminase family protein — translation MQIDIDVTLHYKLSGEDTVLVTLEAAQTDGQSVKSSVLDIGQATQHHIDAEGRVGGRTYALLKGDELNLRYVAQVNVTRPEHKLTGLAQMPLHTLSPDVLSYLRPSRFCQSDLLSAFVEDQFGHLDGGVKILAMRDWIATEISYVVGSSFPATTAIDTFVARQGVCRDFAHLLCAFARAAGIPARYTSVYGADVQPPDFHAVAQVWLDGGWYIVDATGMGCATGLVIIACGRDAADVAFMETTKNAWPVAQTIHVSKA, via the coding sequence ATGCAAATTGATATTGACGTCACGCTGCACTACAAGCTGTCTGGTGAAGATACTGTGCTTGTAACGCTGGAAGCCGCCCAGACGGACGGGCAAAGTGTGAAAAGCAGTGTCCTGGATATCGGGCAGGCAACGCAACACCATATCGACGCCGAAGGCAGGGTCGGGGGGCGCACCTACGCTTTGCTGAAGGGGGACGAGTTGAACCTGCGGTATGTCGCACAGGTAAATGTGACGCGCCCTGAGCACAAGCTGACGGGGCTGGCGCAAATGCCGCTGCACACCCTGTCCCCCGATGTCCTAAGCTACCTGCGCCCGTCACGGTTTTGCCAATCCGACTTGCTGAGCGCATTTGTCGAAGATCAGTTTGGCCATCTGGACGGCGGGGTCAAAATATTGGCGATGCGGGACTGGATTGCGACCGAAATTTCCTATGTCGTGGGCAGTTCATTTCCGGCAACGACTGCGATTGATACATTCGTGGCGCGTCAGGGCGTGTGCCGGGATTTTGCGCATCTGCTATGCGCATTCGCGCGCGCAGCGGGCATTCCGGCGCGCTACACATCGGTTTACGGCGCGGATGTCCAACCGCCTGATTTTCACGCGGTCGCGCAGGTCTGGCTGGACGGGGGCTGGTACATTGTCGATGCGACCGGCATGGGGTGCGCCACCGGCCTGGTCATCATCGCTTGCGGGCGTGATGCGGCGGACGTGGCCTTTATGGAGACCACCAAAAACGCATGGCCTGTGGCCCAGACCATCCATGTATCAAAAGCATAG
- a CDS encoding GntR family transcriptional regulator: MTIPTADDKKNVATPAAIAPIERAPLHDLVVSRLRDLIVEGHVPEGERINESALCRELQVSRTPVREALKVLASEGLVELSRNRGAIVPSPSREEIRDTLLFMSAVEAFAAEQAALRGRDDEIADLRSLHDAMIEAFAANDRHRYFDINQGIHERIVAMARNQTLQPVHAQLQSRMRRLRFLGNDYPEHWRDSVDEHKDLIMAIENRDAAAAGMAMRRHLQNAIERIDNVINNRQRDEPGALK, encoded by the coding sequence ATGACGATACCTACGGCCGACGATAAGAAAAATGTAGCGACCCCTGCTGCCATTGCGCCTATCGAGCGCGCGCCGCTTCACGATCTGGTGGTTAGCAGGTTGCGTGACCTGATCGTTGAAGGCCACGTCCCGGAAGGCGAGCGCATTAACGAGAGTGCCCTCTGCCGGGAATTGCAGGTATCGCGCACACCCGTTCGCGAGGCACTGAAGGTCCTTGCCTCGGAGGGGCTTGTCGAATTGTCCCGCAACCGGGGGGCTATCGTTCCGTCGCCCTCGCGCGAAGAAATCCGTGATACCTTGCTGTTTATGAGCGCGGTAGAGGCCTTTGCCGCCGAACAGGCCGCACTGCGCGGCCGGGATGACGAAATCGCTGATCTGCGTTCCCTTCATGATGCCATGATTGAAGCCTTCGCCGCCAATGATCGCCATCGGTATTTTGATATCAATCAAGGTATCCACGAACGCATCGTGGCGATGGCGCGCAATCAGACGCTTCAGCCGGTGCATGCGCAGCTTCAGTCGCGAATGCGCCGCCTCAGATTCCTTGGGAATGACTATCCCGAACACTGGCGAGACTCGGTTGACGAACATAAGGACCTGATTATGGCAATTGAAAACCGCGATGCAGCCGCTGCGGGGATGGCCATGCGCCGGCACCTTCAGAACGCCATCGAACGAATTGATAATGTCATCAATAACAGACAGCGTGACGAACCCGGTGCCTTGAAGTAG
- a CDS encoding TRAP transporter large permease, giving the protein MTIVIIFVILLVLIAIGAPIFLAMSGAALVHYLDTGRESTMVVMVGRMFEGLTSFTFLAIPLFLLAGEIMSKGGLTDRLMDFARCLVGHFKAGLGQVNIASSLMFASISGSAYADVAAMGPVMIPAMEKEGYPRGFAGALTAASATLSPLFPPSIVLILYGSTFGVSIGALFAAGLSVALIMSLLFAILTYVMVLRYGIPSAMWAGLGKTLTAMRRALIPLGMPIIVVGGILGGFFTATEAASVAVAYGLVLTVLVYRTIGLRDLIAILRRTAITSAAITILVGAAAMFSYVIVRRNVPQQVVEFLLPITQNPYGIVAMIVVILLVGGMFIDRNSNILLLGPIIIPIMTLELGFSQIQTAMIIVSALGVGHLTPPFGGTLLTASLVGRMSVMEITRYAWPFILIKVFLTALIVAIPAISEALPRWLELGGL; this is encoded by the coding sequence ATGACCATCGTTATAATCTTTGTAATTCTTCTTGTTCTGATTGCCATCGGGGCGCCGATCTTTCTTGCTATGAGCGGCGCCGCGCTGGTTCATTATCTGGACACGGGTCGGGAATCGACAATGGTGGTCATGGTCGGCCGCATGTTCGAAGGGCTGACCTCTTTCACCTTTCTGGCGATCCCGCTTTTCCTGCTTGCTGGTGAAATCATGTCCAAGGGCGGGCTGACGGACCGGTTGATGGATTTTGCCCGCTGCCTTGTCGGTCACTTCAAGGCGGGTCTCGGGCAGGTCAACATTGCCTCAAGCCTGATGTTTGCCTCGATCTCGGGGTCGGCCTATGCTGATGTTGCCGCAATGGGGCCTGTGATGATACCGGCTATGGAGAAAGAGGGTTATCCTCGCGGGTTCGCAGGTGCCCTGACGGCCGCTTCCGCGACATTGTCGCCGTTGTTTCCGCCCAGCATCGTTCTTATTCTCTACGGGTCCACTTTTGGCGTTTCGATCGGCGCCCTGTTTGCCGCCGGACTTTCTGTTGCGTTGATAATGAGTCTGCTGTTTGCCATCCTGACTTATGTGATGGTGTTGCGGTACGGTATCCCTTCGGCAATGTGGGCGGGGCTGGGCAAGACCCTGACTGCGATGCGCCGCGCGCTCATTCCTTTGGGCATGCCGATCATCGTCGTCGGCGGCATTCTTGGTGGTTTTTTCACCGCCACAGAGGCCGCATCAGTCGCGGTTGCATATGGGTTGGTTCTGACGGTTCTGGTCTACCGGACTATTGGCCTGCGTGATCTGATTGCAATTCTGCGCAGGACTGCAATCACCAGTGCGGCCATTACAATTCTGGTCGGTGCGGCAGCGATGTTCTCCTATGTGATTGTGCGCCGCAATGTTCCACAACAAGTGGTGGAATTCCTGCTTCCGATAACACAGAACCCTTACGGCATTGTCGCGATGATCGTTGTGATCTTGCTGGTCGGTGGCATGTTCATTGATCGCAATTCCAACATCCTGCTTCTTGGCCCGATTATAATTCCGATCATGACGCTTGAACTGGGTTTCAGTCAGATACAGACTGCCATGATCATTGTTTCGGCATTGGGTGTGGGCCATCTGACCCCCCCCTTTGGCGGAACGCTTCTGACGGCTTCGCTTGTCGGGCGAATGTCGGTGATGGAAATCACGCGGTATGCTTGGCCTTTCATCCTGATCAAGGTTTTCCTGACGGCCCTGATCGTTGCTATTCCTGCAATCAGCGAGGCTTTGCCGCGCTGGCTTGAATTGGGAGGGTTGTAG
- the rpiB gene encoding ribose 5-phosphate isomerase B: MHIIVGSDHAGFPLKATLVEHLQVMGHTVTDIGSYDPEPVDFPDITRSLAEKVTAGEGERGLLVCGTGVGAAIAANKVKGIRAAVCHDVHSAHQSVEHDDVNVMCIGAQIVGPWLAKDLVSAFLKAEFSTDEDFRRRVAKLAEMDSAR, from the coding sequence ATGCATATCATCGTAGGATCCGACCACGCGGGATTCCCCCTGAAGGCCACGCTTGTGGAACATCTTCAGGTGATGGGGCACACTGTAACAGATATAGGCTCGTATGATCCGGAACCTGTGGACTTCCCCGACATAACGCGCAGTCTGGCCGAAAAGGTGACCGCCGGTGAAGGTGAGAGGGGCCTTTTGGTTTGCGGGACAGGCGTTGGTGCGGCGATCGCGGCGAACAAGGTAAAGGGTATTCGGGCAGCCGTGTGCCATGATGTCCATTCGGCCCATCAGTCCGTAGAACATGACGATGTCAACGTGATGTGCATAGGCGCACAAATTGTCGGCCCATGGCTGGCCAAGGATCTTGTCAGCGCGTTCCTGAAGGCCGAATTTTCCACCGACGAAGATTTTCGTCGCCGTGTCGCAAAACTTGCCGAGATGGATTCCGCACGGTAG
- a CDS encoding 5-methyltetrahydropteroyltriglutamate--homocysteine S-methyltransferase, translating into MTTTATPPFRADHVGSLLRPAAIADARKSGLTGAELTAIEDREIPPLVRMQEDVGLKVVTDGEARRAFWHYDFMGMLDGLDIIETGSDALGFKGATVSQVPQITAALDFPAAHPMLEHFRKLAQMTKVCPKISIPGPSAVHFRVTPENNKHAPYADQDLFMSEIAATYKKAVHAFYAAGCRYLQLDDIFFAYLGDEKQRAIRAAMGQDPDWLIDRYAWMLEEAIKDRPADMVIGMHMCRGNFQSTFVATGGYDAAADAIFNRTSVDVYFMEYDTDRAGGLEPLALLPKGKKRVLPGFITTKTAELESMDSLRRQFDEAAKFVDMDQLGIAPQCGFASTEHGNKITEDDQKRKLELVVKVAQDLWGEA; encoded by the coding sequence TTGACAACCACAGCAACCCCGCCATTTCGCGCCGACCATGTCGGCAGTCTGTTGCGCCCTGCGGCAATCGCCGATGCCCGTAAATCGGGCCTGACAGGGGCGGAACTGACAGCGATAGAAGATCGCGAAATTCCACCCCTTGTGCGCATGCAGGAAGATGTCGGCCTGAAGGTCGTCACCGATGGCGAAGCGCGTCGCGCGTTCTGGCATTACGATTTTATGGGCATGCTGGACGGGCTGGACATTATTGAAACCGGCAGCGATGCGCTGGGGTTCAAGGGCGCGACTGTCTCTCAGGTGCCGCAGATCACCGCCGCGCTAGATTTCCCCGCCGCCCACCCCATGCTTGAGCATTTTCGCAAACTTGCGCAGATGACCAAAGTGTGCCCGAAAATTTCCATTCCCGGCCCGTCAGCGGTTCATTTCCGCGTGACGCCGGAAAACAACAAACACGCCCCCTATGCCGATCAGGACCTGTTCATGTCCGAGATCGCGGCAACCTATAAAAAAGCCGTGCATGCGTTTTACGCGGCCGGATGCCGGTATCTGCAACTGGATGATATTTTCTTTGCCTATCTGGGCGATGAAAAACAGCGCGCCATCCGTGCGGCCATGGGGCAGGACCCCGATTGGCTGATCGACCGCTATGCATGGATGCTGGAAGAAGCCATCAAGGACCGCCCCGCCGATATGGTGATCGGCATGCATATGTGCCGTGGCAATTTCCAGTCGACCTTTGTGGCGACCGGCGGCTATGATGCGGCGGCAGATGCCATTTTCAACCGCACCAGTGTTGATGTCTATTTCATGGAATACGACACTGACCGCGCGGGCGGGCTGGAGCCGCTGGCGCTGTTGCCAAAAGGCAAGAAGCGCGTTTTGCCCGGTTTCATCACCACCAAAACCGCAGAACTGGAAAGCATGGATTCCCTGCGCCGCCAGTTTGATGAAGCGGCAAAATTTGTGGACATGGACCAGTTGGGGATCGCACCGCAATGCGGTTTTGCATCAACCGAGCATGGCAACAAGATCACCGAAGATGACCAGAAGCGCAAACTGGAACTGGTGGTCAAGGTCGCGCAGGACCTGTGGGGCGAAGCATAA